A window of Opisthocomus hoazin isolate bOpiHoa1 chromosome 3, bOpiHoa1.hap1, whole genome shotgun sequence genomic DNA:
ACTAAACAATCCCTGGCAGTCACTCTGAGCAAGACAAACACGAAACAATCAACACTCTCCTTCCCACTGGCAAAAGAGCAGCAGCGTGGATGAGAACAAAATCTGGAGTTCTGCGTGTGTTGCTGTGATTGGGTGAGAGGCTTTGGTCTGTGAGCTGACCTGGACTTCATATCCTTTTGGAAAGGCTCGAAAGTCCAAGAAGAGCCTGTTGGTTTAGGGACAGCTCCACAATGAAACGCCTGGCAGAGCAAAGGACAGCAGGGCCTTCGCTGACCTCTTTCTTGGGACAAGCATTGTCGAAACAAGGACATGTGGCAAAACACATCCTTTTGTGTTTGTGCTGCATTGCACAGCTGCGCTGGACAGGGCAATCCATTATCTTTTATCCCAGGAAGCGTTTCAACTGCAGGAAGGTTTGCTTAATCTCGCTAGACTCCATGACAGATCTGAAGTTGCTGAGCAGACTATGCAGTACCTCTCATATTCTTACGATTCTGCACTGATGGCTGATCACGATCAAGATTTTTACTTACTTGTGGAATGCTCTTGTTGCTTCTGCATCTTGCTTTACATTAACCGTTCATTTgaccaatgaaaaataaaaatgctaacaAAACCAGTAACCTGGGTTGTGTATTAACATGCTTCTGGAGGAGTGTACTGCCCCTTCTctactgcaaaacaaaaaaattcctttcaCTAATGACTATATTCAACTCAGAAGCGTTTTGAAACTCATGCCATTGCTAACAACATTAATGCTGCGAATTGGCTGTTGTGTATTTAAAAGACctggagatgtggtgcttagggacgtcgtttagtggtggacttggccacgtgaGGTTAACGGATGGACTCCATGATCTGCAAGGTCTTTTTCGaccaaaatgattctatgattctgtggttctaggAAACAACTGTACTGACTCACTGGACATCTTTGTAGCTACTCAGTTACAGGCTGTCTATGATGATGTAAATGTGATTCAGGCAGACGGTGCACAAACGCCAAGGTGGCTCACATATGGTGAGCTGGAGCCTACTGCTAGACAACTTGATTGTCAGGGAAAAAGATTCAAGGCATACTAAAAAGTTAGAAGTGACAGGGTAAAAAATATTGGCTAATCCTTTGACTTCTGAGCTGCAAAGCATACACAATGGACCACGGCTGTGAGTGTTCAAGCCTGTTTGAACAGAAACAAAGCAGCCTTAAGCAGGAGAGGCAGAAGgggcagcagccacaggaacaGCTCGCAGTTTAGGGAGTACTCCCAATTATGTGATTAAAGGTATTCACCACGTACAGACACATTCACCCATTTGACCTGTCTTTCCACCAGCATGGTGATACCATTTTCAGCTACTCACAACAGTGCTAACCAATTTACGTACTCTCCCGTGAGAGAACAGCTCATTCTCTTTACAACAGATTTGCCGTGGTGGGCCACCAACAGGAGGCAAGGCCTAAAGATCTTTCCTCAAAAGCACTCTTGCTGCATAGCAATGGCTGTAGCAGACCGGCCTGGGCTGCATGTAAAGTACTGGTGGTACATAAGTGCACCAGTCCAGACAGAGCTCATCCCCATTATTATTGCAGTAACATCTTCAGCTGAACAGGACTAATAAGGACTGTATTAGGGAGAAAGGTATGGATGACTCCACTTGCATAGACAACTAAAAGGGTTAAAGAGTCCACCTCTTCTCCCCAGAAGCACAATTTGTTCTCGacaatttcagaagcattttgtgTATTGACCTtggatttctgttttaaaatcacaTAGCAGTTAGAGAGGTCAAAGCAGTTTCTTTTATTGTCTGTTCATTCTTTGATTTCAAAGGAATTATGTGACTGATTTCTGCTTGCTATTGTATATTATGACTGTCCTGCAGACCATGAATGTTTCTTCAGCTGGTTTGTTCACCTGATGTGCCATGAAGTTACTTGTGGAAGATCTGTAAGAACGGTTTCAAAGGCACATTTTGAACCTAGCATCTGGTGCTGTGACctgtggaaaaggaaaagaacagctCACCTTAAACTACTCTTTAAAAATCTTAGCAGCGAGTTCAAATACTTTTCTGGTAACATCTGACTGACATCTAAATATCCTGATGCCtgaatttaaaaagcaacagaagcctcgcctttcttctctgctcaaCCCCTCTTTCCCCAACacatcttccttcagctctgtaaTTCTTCTCTATACAGATGCTCTGCGTAttgcttttgaaattaatttgtattCCCACAATATGCTCATGAAGGTTTTGCTCCACTGATGTGCTGTGCAGACTGTGACTATGTCTGAGTTCCCCGAGCTAGATCGCTCTACGATGAAAAACCGTGCTCTGTGAAACACTGCTCCCGTGGTCTTTCACAATGCAGGCTCCGAGTGGCACCAGGCAACTACACACAATTTTTCCCAGAATAATCTCTTTCAATATTATTAAATTTGGCAACTAACATCTGAAGGATGTGCTCTTTCCCAAGATCCTTGGTAGCAGAAGTTTCTCCATTCCTCAGCAAGAGCTATAGATTTTAGCTGGAAGAAAGACTAGTGATGTTGGTAGTCCAGCCAGTAAGGGGAGAGCGAAAAGTTGCAATAATTTTAGTGTGGGCATAGCATAGCAAGCAGTCCTGCACGTGCTGATCTTATCAAATATTTTTTGTTCACAGAATAGTGACTCTGAGAGGCATCTGGCCTGTCAGTACTCACTACAgacaaataataaagaaattaaCTCAAAATTCCTTAGACACGTTCTGCAAGACTGAATTTCTCACTTTTTTCGTTTTATTTTCACAAGCTATGCTACGCTCTTGGCTGCCATAACCATGTCATACTTACTATTCAAGTTCCAATTAATAgcttttgtcattatttttcctttagcCATTTCAATATGCTCCTTCCTTTACTGCAAGATTTCAAGTTACGATGAATGACTCTTCCATTCTGCAGATTTTAGGGTAAAATCTCttcatttgggcttttttttttttttgaaagaagggACCTATTCCAAGTAAAAGTGCATGTCTGACATTGAGGTCCACCATCCATCACTTCATCTGGCAAACACAGACCAGGCCGGGTGGGGCGTGTCACAAAATTACCCGAGATATATTTCAAGGAGTTTGGCAAGTCTGCCCCAAGCACAGCTGAGAAGCTGTACTATTACCTTCACAGGTGAACCTGACGAGGTAAGAATTTCTTTCTATTATAAGTTCTCatctgcaatttttaaaaaagttgtctCTTGCAAAACTTACAAAAAGATTGATGAAACCTCCTGTTTATGACCTTTAATATCAGTCAAAGAAATAAACGATGCCTTCTCCAGAAACCTCATCTCACCTTCACACGTGTGTTCTGCATTATTTTACTGTTTCACATTCTGCCATGCATAAAGTCCAAGTATTTGTTCGTATGAATGAAAGCTTTGTTTACTAACTCTTCCACATGGAAAAGCTGGTGATATATTATGACagcctttcctccttcttcctctatcgctttaatttttaatttagaattaaaagacaaaactgaattggtttAAATACAAGAGGATGCAGCTAAATCTCAGCTGCAGGGTTTGTGGAAGACATTCTCTGAATGAAATTCAGGAATGCAGCATGTTCAGGTGACCCCAGCATACTGCAGCTCTGTGTTATCTTTAATAGTTACATTTTCTTCATGAATATGTTCCTTTACCAAGAACATAAGTGGAGTTTAAAGCCTGAAATACAATAGCTAGAAGAACTGGAGATGACAGCTAGATGCAGTGTTGTTCAAATTACCCCACATTGTGAGGTGACTGTCACTCGAATGCGTTGATTCCATAGGGGCTGTGATAAATATGGCAGAGTATCCTGGATTTTGCTCTCTAGCAGCCACAGAGGGAAACAAATTAAAGTTTGCACTGCTTAAAGATTCCCAAGAGCTCTGTGGATGCAAATGGGGAAATTCCACCCTGCTTCTCTCTGCTTATGTCAACATGTGGGAAGCTACATATAAAGATTATACTCCTGCATTGGCCTTTACAGTACTGTATTTTCTAGTCTGTGTTGTCTTCTTTACTAAAAAGTCCTTCCCTTCAGTGTTAGATGAAATGCTACGTGCTGAAACTGCAGGGAAAATTTTACAAGAATGTCAGTAAAAGGGCAGAAAAATTACTTAAACATTGAAGATGTGAAGATCTCTGCAAATTAAACACAAGGCTAAACTAGCACTGTCTTATTAAAAGGTGGATTTTATGGGAAAGGTgataagaaaaattaaagaatatttttttaaaagtgaggtGGAACTGAGTCAACAATGAATTGAACATACTAGTTATAGACGTTATAAACATTGAATTTGGTAAATCATTTGCAGACTCCATTGCTGTGCCTTTattacccttttaaaaaaaatgaaggtaaTGTTGCTAGCATTTGAGACCTCTGATAAAGTAGATGGTGTAAGAATCTAGCTTCCCTTTACACTAGGCTGAAATTAGACTAAATATAGCAAAACTTATGCTGTTACTTCAGACTCGCACATTTTATACTGGAATTAACTGCAGCTTGGATCATAGAAGGCTGATCTGTTAACTGATCTTAAAAGTGATGGTAAAAACCATAGTGAGGAACCTGGTTTGGAGTCTCAAAAACATGAAGATTCTGAGAAaaatctgtgtgtgtttttttccttaagagaTGAGAAAAGACTGTTAGTGAGCTTCTTTCAAGGTAACTAATATTCCTGGCAATATTTTCAACAATATGGTATACAAGCACAGAGAAGGAGAACTCAAGTGTCAAATAAAAGAATCACCAGCTTATGCATGACTGGTAGCTATCCAGCATTTTAATTGCTCATAAATGCAAAAGCATGTCTGCCTTTTAAATCCACACCCCTGGCTTCTGTTTGCTGAGAAAAACCCTGTGTACCAAGTCCAGTGGTTCGAGTGCACTGACTTTCTTGAACTACAATTAATATATTTCATCATAATAAGTCAGactgtttctgtttgctttagaCAACACCGATTTCACAATGGGCTCCATCAGTGCAGCAAACGCAGAATTTTGTTTTGATGTATTCAAAGAGCTGAAAATCCACCATGCCAACGAGAACATCCTCTATTGCCCTCTGAGCATCATTTCAGCCCTGGCCATGGTCTATCTGGGAGCAAGAGGTAACACTCAATCTCAGATGGAGAAGGTAAATTACTTACATGGGTGTAAAGTGACCTCTGCTTGTGCTTGTTGCTCCTTCTAAGTAACATCACTGAAATATATTATCCACTGATGAGGTTCTCGCCTGCTTTAAGACACAAGAAATAAGCCAAAGTTACAGAATGCAGAACTGGATCAAGaattatttacagaaaattaaaaaaaaaagatacattttttcaCTATAAGGGGCAATTAGTTTTGACTTAGGACAAAAAAACATCCCAAGGACAATAACAAAATGGATTACCAGTCTGCAAATTTtattatatgatttttttctaaattctgacATCTTCCAGATAAtgcaatcagatttttttttttaatatataaaaaatataaatcccAGGAAGAGAGTAAGACAGAATATTATTATCAGTACATAATTAGTTAATTTTAAATTAGTTAATTTCTGGACATTCACTAGAAAAAATATCACCTTAGCAAACAGTGGTATTTACAGTTTCCAAGAAGGCCACAGAGAGCATAAACCAATTGCAAGCTCACTTGTAAATTTTTAGTTCATCTATGCTCTCAGGTagcactttttttcctgagcCAACAGCTTTACCTCAAGCATCGTGTGTAAATCTCAAATTCCCTTTTTGTCATGCTTGTCATTTCTATCActgtcattttcttttgcaggttCTTCACTTTGATAACGTTACAGGCGTTGGAGACACTACTGACTCCCAGGTAGAGAAGTAACTTGATCTCcctttctgtcttattttctccTCAGAACAAAACTACAACTGTTCTGCCTCTCCTCTTGGCAGTTTCAGACCCTGTCAAGAACGATGGTAATGCTCTCAAACCAAGGAGACCcgtggagggagggaaggagggtgcAGCTCACCTATTTGttaaaaaacagggaaagaaggCAGGTTGGACACCTTGCAGCAGAAGAAGTGACGGCGTGGGGCAGGATGCTTTGGGCACCACGGTGGCTTCCCGGGCAAGCGTTGCCGGGGGACAGGACGTCAAAGGGGCTCAGCACCCGGAGCCAGGGTAGAGCAGTCAGACTTGCAGTGGAGAGACTCCAAAGCAGGGCAGGAAGGTGCTGGCCAGAGAAGGGCCCAGATGTCTCAGTGACAGGAACACAACTGCACTCTTCAAAAAAGCACATTTCAGGGGACTTATCTCGAGAAGGATGAACTTGTCGGTCCAACgcaccaccaccacagcacctGCTGTCCCAAAGGTGACAGCCCTATGTCTGTAGGGGAGGACTCCACTGCAGCATGACTCTTAACTAATAAGGACAATCCTTTAGGGTCTTATTTCATAGATAAGAAGAAGCTAATGcaatatattttcttattttcctgtcATCACCTCAGTGTGGCACTTCTGAATACATCCACAACTCACTCAAGGACCTTCTCTCAGACGTTGCTGGGCCGAATGCGACATACTCACTCAAGATGGCTGACAGACTCTACATTGAAAAAACATACCCCGTTCTTCCGGTGAGTTGGACTGTGACCTGAGTTCAGCGAGATGCCCCGTAAAGGCCCCTGTGACTCCACCCTGGAGaggcaccaccaccagcagcccacTGTCTGTCGATGGAGAGGTGGTTGTGAGCCATGAGGGGAATTGGGTCAGAGTCTGAACCTTCCTGCGGCTGTTGGGTGGAGGCCAGGCAAAAGTATAACAGCATAAAATATCCCCACGTTACAACAGTCACAGAGCAGTGAAGGTTGCTGTTCACTTGCTAGAAAATAATCTTTAgtggaaaatgtaattttaagggaaaagaaatgcattttatgACTTGAAAGCATGAAGACTGAAATTCGGATTTTTCCAGAGCCAAATATCAAAACTTCCCAGTGAAAGGCAGCTTTGCTTTTGAAATCTAAGAATGTAATGACacagtattcaaaataaaacctGGGCACCAAGAGAATGAAATAAACACTGTCTGACCTAAAAAATGTTTGTGAAACTGAGAGTGGTTTtgctaaaatgaagaaaatatttcataattttaaCTTAGAAtctgacctaaaaaaaaaaaaaagatgccagaCCTAAGTGAAGTAGCTTTTCTTGCCCAGCCTCAAGCTGCGGTTACAGGCAGACAGCTGTGACTGAGATGTTAAAACACAGGGGTAAAAGTTCACTGTTCTTTTACCATTCTGCCTCATTTCACAATCTCGCATTTCACATTCATACGTTTTCAAGCCCTCATCAGTCTGACAACTGCAATCCTTCTGCTTACAGGGATACCTGAAGTGTGCAAAGAAATTCTAcaaagcagggctggaagaagtggaCTTCAAAACAGCTGCGGAGGAAGCAAGACAGCTCATTAACTCCTGGGTGGAGAAAGAGACAAATGGTAAGGACTGAAAAATGGGTAGCAGATGTTTTCCCCTACCTACCATAATCTATACCCTTGTCTTCCTCTCCTCACAATGTCTAGAAAGAGTGGGTCAAGCAAAAGCAGGTTGCTTATCGCTATGAGAACAAAACACCACAAAgtggcaccccccacccccaagcccTTCACTGCAGGCATCGGTGCACACCAAAGGAGATGTATCTCACCACCTTCTGCCCTGCTTCTTCCTTAAAGGACAGATCCAAGATTTCCTCGTGTCGGGCTCCGTTGATCTTGACACTGCGCTGGCCCTTGTGAACGCCATTTACTTCAAGGGGATATGGAAGACGGCGTTTAAAGAAGAACACACTCAGGAAGTGCCCTTCAATGTGACAGAGGTAGGATGGCACGGACACAGCTTCTGGCCAGGACAGTTGTACCTTTGCctgcttaaagaaaaaattgCTCCCCGGTCACGTTGTCTCAcgtttctgtctctgcagcaagAAAGCAGACCTGTGCAAATGATGTGTCAGAACAGCACCTTCAAAGTGGCAGCGGTGGCTGCAGAGAAAGTGAAGATCCTGGAGCTTCCCTTCGCCAGCGGGGAGCTGAGCATGTTGGTGCTGCTGCCCGACGACGTCTCTGGCCTGGAGCAGGTACGGCCCCGGCAGGGGAATCAGCGGGACCTGGCTGCCGTCAGACCTTTTGCTGTCCCTTCTCAGCCAGCTGCCCATACCATAAAAAATGGAAGGGATAAGGAAATCATTCCAAGAGCTGACCGAAAGGGAAATGGAAAAGTAGCATTAGAATGGAACTAAGCTGAAGTAAGGGATCAATAAAAATATGTTCCAGGAGGAACAGCTTTGAGGCCCGTTTGAAATGATGCTTTCAAGAACTGCATTTTCACAAAGAAAGCCTTGATCTGACAAAGAAATCATCAAATGACAAAGTTTTGGAGAATTTCATCAAGGCAGATGAGATATAGGCCATAGTCAGGAGGAAGCATATTGGATAAACAAATATGTTTCAGAATAAGTATCAGTTCTATTGTGTACACAACGTAAATGGCAAAAAATAGTAACAAGTGGTATAAATATAGCTGTTAGGGCCATTGTACTTTTGTCTCAGGCATTTTATTCCCTGCCTCTCGTTGCAGCTTGAGAACAAAATCACCTTCGAAAAACTTACGGAGTGGACCAGTCCCAATGTGATGGAAAAGAAGAGAGTGAAAGTGTACCTCCCGCGCATGAAGATCAAGGAAAAATATAACCTCACATCTGTCTTAATGGCCTTGGGTATGACTGACCTGTTCAGCCCCTCGGCCAACCTGTCTGGCATCTCTTCAGCAGAGAGCCTGAAGGTGTCTCAGGCCGTCCATGGGGCGTACATGGAAGTCACTGAAGAGGGCACCGAGATGGCAGGCTCCGAGGGTGTGGTGGGAGACGTCGAAGATTCCTCTGAGTTTGAAGAGTTTAGGGCTAACCACCCTTTCCTTTTGTTGATCAAACACAATCCAACCAACATCATCCTGTTGTTTGGTAAATATTATTCTCCTTAAGGATAAAAAGAGCTAGAAATAACTCTTGCCTTCCACTCAGAAACAGATCTCCTTCACTATAGCATTGTAGAATAATCTCATCTCTTCAACATTTTCTCCAAGTGGACAGCCTTCATATCTAGGGAGCTATTCTTGAAGCAGTGTGCGCCTTTTCAGATCTTTCGGTGCAGGTATTTCTGCTCACACAACTTGTATTCAGGACTTACATCAGGACTGAATGAGAATTTCAGGAGGCAGCTTAGGAATATTTCCCATTGCCATTGAATAACTTGAGAGACAGGGCCACTCTTTTGATTTTTGTGAAAAATCCTGCCACTGCTACTGAAAATCTGATGTCTCTATAGGAGTTCTGTGGAATAAACACAGCTTTCAGAATAACCCTGTTCCTTTCTGTTGAACTTGCCGGGCAACCATCCTTGAGTTGACGTCTGGACAACCTGCAGCTGAAATTCTGAACTTCAGCAAAGCATTCTTTTTCCAGGAATGCTTTTGTTCTGAGAGAGTATACAGAAGGTCTACCATTTCTTCATAAATCATCACCTCCAAATACAACATCTTCCTGACTGATACAATTTCCCATCTTCATTCCAGTGACATTGCATTGATTTTGTGAATGTTAATCGGTGGTCCTTCTATTTATTCTAATAAAAGCATTGCAGACTAAACACGTTGTTACCTGTTCTGCATTACTGCACCACATAACCTGAAATGTACGATACAGTGAGTAGTGATTATTGACAGAAGTAGTTTACACTAGGATTTAGATCCTATTTTTGAAACCGGAATGCACCCATATATGAAGTCACTAAAcagcttaagatttttttttttaaattttgaactGAAGCAAGGTAAACCCTACAGCTCCAATTCTTACCTTGAGCTTATCTCCATATGGCATATCCAAtaactaaattttttttaatttgctattGCATTTCCAGACAGTTTTAAAAGGTTTCCTTCTAAGTGTCCTCAGTAAATATATCGAGGTGATGCCCAAGAGATATAACTTCAAAAACATGCAAAGAGTGTTTTTCTTCAAAGGTGGACTGCTTCAGCTCTCTAACACCCACACGAATCATAAGAGGAAATATTTCTTGTTGCCTCTTGATGTAATAATCCCCTAGAGATGTCATTTCCTATTTCACAGTCTTTAGAGGGAAGGTGCTTTAGGTTACACTTTACCCAATTAAAAAGATTATTAGTGTTAATTGCTGAGTTAAGCAGTCTTCCTTCTGCTGGAATACACATGCAGAACTGCAGATCAACACTTcaaagtgcttaaaaaaggagacACATGGCAGTATTTGGAGCTGCCTCAACCATTTGTCAAGCCA
This region includes:
- the LOC104331187 gene encoding ovalbumin-related protein Y, which gives rise to MGSISAANAEFCFDVFKELKIHHANENILYCPLSIISALAMVYLGARGNTQSQMEKVLHFDNVTGVGDTTDSQCGTSEYIHNSLKDLLSDVAGPNATYSLKMADRLYIEKTYPVLPGYLKCAKKFYKAGLEEVDFKTAAEEARQLINSWVEKETNGQIQDFLVSGSVDLDTALALVNAIYFKGIWKTAFKEEHTQEVPFNVTEQESRPVQMMCQNSTFKVAAVAAEKVKILELPFASGELSMLVLLPDDVSGLEQLENKITFEKLTEWTSPNVMEKKRVKVYLPRMKIKEKYNLTSVLMALGMTDLFSPSANLSGISSAESLKVSQAVHGAYMEVTEEGTEMAGSEGVVGDVEDSSEFEEFRANHPFLLLIKHNPTNIILLFGKYYSP